One window from the genome of Moritella sp. F3 encodes:
- a CDS encoding bifunctional protein-serine/threonine kinase/phosphatase — protein sequence MSPWHLQGGATFTIGQRSVEGIKTQNEDAIGIRIPDDLLLTTKGAVAIIADGVSASEAGKEASETCVHNFLSDYYSTPETWSVGKSTGQVLTALNRWLYSQGRQFADAQKGYLTTLSTIVFKSHSAHLLHVGDSRIYRLRNNSLEQLTRDHTTVVNNKQSYLARAMGLDVTLEVDYKEVELQVGDVFLLSTDGLHDFVSHKKLREILRDMLQQANQENKAAESNFEACCEQLIQHALANNSNDNISCQLLRIDSLPKQSAEDVHVHLASMPFPPALRKGLSIDGLKVIKELHASSSSHLYLVEDKETKQQYCMKAPSVNYIDDPAYIERFTMEAWIGTRLNNPHILKIVETNRQKSNLYYLMEVIEGITLEQWINQHPNPPVQDVLNIVEQVIKGLRAFHRKETLHQDLKPGNIMIDNNGQVKIIDFGSCFVKGIAEISTPLQRDKILGTAAYSAPETVINGDSTAQSDIFAISVIIFEMLTGKQPFNGKLATCRTQKAYLNTKYIPAYELNPLVPFWLDGAIKKGLRFNPNKRHADVSELLYELQHPNPKYKNNRKQTLIEKNPERFWQVISLLLLFALCISLFS from the coding sequence ATGTCGCCATGGCATTTACAGGGCGGCGCCACCTTTACCATAGGTCAGCGCTCGGTCGAGGGTATTAAAACCCAAAATGAAGATGCCATTGGTATTCGTATCCCTGATGATTTACTGCTGACGACGAAAGGCGCTGTGGCCATTATCGCCGATGGCGTGAGTGCGTCAGAGGCCGGTAAAGAGGCCAGTGAAACCTGCGTACATAATTTTCTATCTGATTATTACTCGACTCCAGAAACATGGTCTGTCGGTAAATCCACAGGTCAAGTTTTGACAGCTTTAAACCGTTGGCTATACAGCCAAGGAAGACAGTTTGCCGATGCACAAAAGGGCTATCTCACCACATTAAGTACCATCGTATTTAAATCTCATTCCGCGCATTTATTGCATGTCGGTGATTCCCGCATTTACCGCTTACGCAACAATAGTCTTGAGCAGTTAACCCGTGATCACACCACTGTCGTGAATAATAAACAGTCTTATCTCGCCAGAGCCATGGGCTTAGACGTCACGCTTGAAGTCGATTATAAAGAAGTGGAATTACAAGTCGGTGATGTGTTTTTATTATCTACTGACGGTTTACATGATTTTGTCAGTCATAAAAAATTACGTGAGATATTACGTGACATGCTGCAACAAGCAAATCAAGAAAATAAAGCTGCTGAAAGTAATTTTGAGGCCTGCTGCGAACAGCTCATTCAGCATGCATTAGCCAATAACAGTAATGATAATATCAGTTGCCAGTTATTACGCATTGATAGTTTACCCAAGCAAAGCGCTGAAGATGTACATGTACACCTGGCTTCAATGCCTTTTCCACCAGCACTGCGCAAGGGGTTATCCATTGATGGCTTAAAAGTCATTAAAGAATTACACGCCAGCAGTAGCAGTCATCTATATTTAGTCGAAGACAAAGAAACCAAGCAGCAGTACTGCATGAAAGCACCTTCCGTCAATTATATTGATGATCCGGCTTATATCGAACGTTTCACCATGGAAGCCTGGATTGGTACACGCTTAAACAATCCACATATATTAAAAATTGTCGAAACCAACAGGCAAAAAAGTAACCTTTACTACCTCATGGAAGTGATTGAGGGTATTACCTTAGAGCAATGGATAAACCAGCACCCTAACCCGCCAGTGCAAGATGTATTAAATATCGTAGAGCAAGTCATTAAAGGGCTACGGGCATTTCACCGTAAGGAAACCCTGCATCAAGATTTAAAGCCCGGCAATATTATGATCGATAACAACGGCCAAGTTAAGATCATTGATTTTGGCTCTTGTTTTGTCAAAGGCATCGCAGAGATAAGCACGCCATTACAACGCGATAAAATCTTGGGTACAGCCGCTTATTCCGCACCAGAGACGGTCATCAATGGCGATAGTACGGCGCAATCAGATATTTTTGCTATTTCGGTGATTATCTTTGAAATGCTCACCGGTAAACAACCCTTCAATGGTAAATTAGCGACCTGCCGCACCCAAAAGGCTTATCTTAATACTAAGTATATTCCTGCTTATGAGCTCAATCCTTTGGTACCATTTTGGTTAGACGGCGCAATTAAAAAAGGCTTACGCTTTAATCCGAATAAACGTCATGCCGATGTATCTGAACTCTTGTATGAGTTGCAGCATCCAAACCCTAAATATAAAAACAACCGCAAACAGACCTTGATTGAAAAGAACCCCGAACGTTTCTGGCAAGTTATCTCGCTATTGCTACTATTTGCGCTGTGTATTTCGCTGTTTAGCTAA
- a CDS encoding MarC family protein, which yields MIDYISVFIFFFAVIDPVGTVPVFIAATSQFNEKEKRKIALQAAGAAALILLFFIVAGELILTAIDIPLPAFEIAGGIILFLFALTMIFGDSKPDTEMQLVKDSTETAIFPLAVPSLASPGAMLAAVLLTENSSFSLFQQVQTAGVMLSVLFIAFILMLAASWIHRFIGNSGASIISKVMGMILAAVATNSVLSGIKVYFLL from the coding sequence ATGATTGATTACATATCGGTATTTATATTTTTCTTTGCAGTAATAGATCCCGTGGGCACTGTCCCCGTATTTATCGCCGCAACCAGTCAGTTTAATGAAAAAGAAAAGCGCAAGATTGCGTTACAAGCAGCCGGTGCTGCGGCACTTATTTTACTGTTTTTTATTGTGGCTGGAGAGCTAATCTTAACGGCGATAGATATTCCGCTACCGGCATTTGAAATTGCGGGCGGCATTATATTATTTTTGTTTGCGCTAACTATGATATTTGGTGATAGCAAACCTGATACCGAAATGCAGCTGGTAAAAGACAGCACTGAAACGGCTATTTTTCCATTAGCAGTGCCCTCCCTTGCTAGCCCCGGCGCAATGCTAGCGGCTGTACTACTGACTGAAAACTCGAGCTTCAGTCTGTTCCAGCAAGTGCAAACCGCAGGCGTCATGCTGTCGGTGTTATTTATCGCGTTTATCTTGATGCTCGCGGCAAGTTGGATCCATCGTTTTATCGGTAACAGCGGCGCAAGTATTATCAGTAAAGTAATGGGCATGATCTTAGCGGCCGTGGCAACAAACAGTGTATTGTCAGGTATTAAGGTGTATTTCTTACTTTAA